One genomic region from Actinocatenispora thailandica encodes:
- a CDS encoding N-acetylmuramoyl-L-alanine amidase, translating into MTSVHSGLSRRALFTAAAGAAGVLGAGLAAGGASAAPGRKASAVDYPAAHWVPASTSNYTKSNRPSTYPIELVVIHVTQETFDNTITLFQDPSHAACAHYVTRSADGYLDQMVREKDIAWHAGNWDYNTRSIGIEHEGWVDDPSWFTDAMYTASAKLTRDICDRYGIAMDRNHIIGHVEVPGTDHTDPGPYWDWDKYMALVRA; encoded by the coding sequence ATGACATCGGTCCACAGTGGACTGTCTCGTCGCGCGCTGTTCACCGCCGCGGCCGGGGCCGCCGGCGTGCTCGGTGCCGGTCTGGCCGCCGGCGGCGCGTCCGCCGCGCCGGGTCGCAAGGCCAGCGCCGTCGACTACCCGGCGGCGCACTGGGTGCCGGCCAGCACGAGCAACTACACCAAGTCGAACCGGCCGAGCACCTACCCGATCGAACTGGTGGTCATCCACGTCACGCAGGAGACCTTCGACAACACCATCACGCTGTTCCAGGACCCGAGCCACGCCGCCTGCGCGCACTACGTGACCCGGTCCGCCGACGGCTACCTCGACCAGATGGTGCGGGAGAAGGACATCGCCTGGCACGCCGGCAACTGGGACTACAACACCCGCAGCATCGGCATCGAGCACGAGGGCTGGGTGGACGACCCGAGCTGGTTCACCGACGCCATGTACACCGCGTCGGCGAAGCTGACCCGCGACATCTGCGACCGGTACGGCATCGCCATGGACCGGAACCACATCATCGGCCACGTCGAGGTGCCCGGCACCGACCACACCGACCCCGGCCCGTACTGGGACTGGGACAAGTACATGGCGCTGGTCCGGGCCTGA
- the glgX gene encoding glycogen debranching protein GlgX, protein MELGATPMADGVRFAVCAAHAEAVEVCLSDGAGGERRVRLTERTDDVWHGHVPGVGVGDRYGLRAYGPWQPHRGHWFNPAKLLVDPYARRLTGAPADHPALCTARVDGAPDGRDSAPYLPRAVVTAAPAQVWRPPLRPWTDTVLYELHVRGFTARLPQVPARLRGSYAGLAHPAAVAHLRRLGVTAVELLPVQHSATEPFLAQRGLTNYWGYNTLGYFAPDTRFAATADPVAEFRDMVAVLHDAGIEVILDVVYNHTAEGPPTGPTLSWRGLANRTYYRLEPADPARYRDFTGCGNTLDVRQPATLRLVLDSLRHWVLALGVDGFRFDLASALLRGESGVEQYPGFLAAIAADPVLREVRLIAEPWDLGSGGYRVGGFGPGWSEWNGRYRDAVRDFWRGHAASLAELGTRLAGSEDLYGAGGRGPGASVNFVTAHDGFTLRDVVSYAQKHNEANGEGGADGTDDNRSENNGVEGDTDDPAILAVRRRQVRNLLGTLLLSAGTPMLLAGDELGRTQQGNNNAYCQDNEVSAVNWDGADTELLAFTARLLELRATEPVFRRRHFFTGAAVDGHRDLVWYRADGAEVTAADWHAGGAGTLGAFLDGARADTRAPAGRASAGTPTPSAATPASAGTGGSYLLYLHGAGVDAPVLLPEAAARWQVVVDTAERLAGEYPAGARVTMTARSLLVLRAVDGPPAS, encoded by the coding sequence ATGGAGCTGGGTGCGACGCCGATGGCGGACGGGGTGCGCTTCGCGGTCTGCGCGGCGCACGCCGAGGCGGTCGAGGTGTGCCTGTCCGACGGCGCCGGCGGCGAGCGGCGGGTGCGGTTGACCGAGCGTACCGACGACGTGTGGCACGGCCACGTGCCCGGCGTCGGGGTCGGCGACCGGTACGGGCTGCGCGCGTACGGGCCGTGGCAGCCGCACCGCGGGCACTGGTTCAACCCGGCGAAGCTGCTGGTCGACCCGTACGCGCGGCGGTTGACCGGGGCACCGGCCGACCACCCGGCGCTGTGCACCGCCCGGGTCGACGGCGCGCCGGACGGCCGCGACTCGGCGCCGTACCTGCCGCGCGCCGTGGTGACCGCCGCACCGGCGCAGGTGTGGCGCCCGCCGCTGCGCCCCTGGACCGACACCGTCCTGTACGAGCTGCACGTGCGGGGCTTCACCGCCCGGCTCCCGCAGGTACCGGCGCGGCTGCGGGGCAGCTACGCCGGCCTCGCCCATCCGGCGGCGGTGGCGCACCTGCGCCGCCTCGGGGTGACCGCGGTGGAACTGCTGCCGGTGCAGCACAGCGCCACCGAGCCGTTCCTCGCGCAGCGCGGCCTGACCAACTACTGGGGCTACAACACGCTCGGCTACTTCGCGCCGGACACCCGGTTCGCGGCGACCGCCGACCCGGTGGCGGAGTTCCGCGACATGGTCGCGGTGCTGCACGACGCCGGGATCGAGGTGATCCTCGACGTGGTGTACAACCACACCGCGGAGGGCCCGCCGACCGGTCCGACGTTGAGCTGGCGCGGCCTCGCGAACCGCACCTACTACCGCCTGGAGCCGGCCGACCCGGCCCGCTACCGCGATTTCACCGGCTGTGGCAACACCCTCGACGTCCGACAGCCGGCGACCCTGCGACTGGTACTGGACTCGCTGCGCCACTGGGTGCTCGCGCTCGGCGTGGACGGGTTCCGGTTCGACCTGGCCAGCGCGTTGTTGCGGGGCGAGTCGGGCGTCGAGCAGTACCCGGGTTTCCTCGCGGCGATCGCGGCCGACCCGGTGCTGCGCGAGGTACGGCTGATCGCCGAGCCGTGGGACCTCGGGTCCGGCGGCTACCGGGTGGGCGGGTTCGGGCCCGGCTGGTCGGAGTGGAACGGCCGCTACCGGGACGCGGTGCGCGACTTCTGGCGGGGCCACGCGGCGAGCCTGGCCGAGCTGGGTACCCGCCTCGCCGGCTCGGAGGACCTGTACGGCGCGGGCGGCCGGGGGCCCGGCGCGTCGGTCAACTTCGTCACCGCGCACGACGGGTTCACCCTGCGCGACGTGGTCAGCTACGCGCAGAAACACAACGAGGCGAACGGCGAGGGCGGCGCCGACGGTACCGACGACAACCGGTCGGAGAACAACGGTGTCGAGGGCGACACCGACGATCCGGCGATCCTCGCGGTGCGCCGCCGGCAGGTGCGCAACCTGCTCGGCACGCTGCTGCTGTCGGCGGGTACGCCGATGCTGCTGGCCGGCGACGAGCTGGGCCGCACCCAGCAGGGCAACAACAACGCGTACTGCCAGGACAACGAGGTGTCCGCGGTGAACTGGGACGGCGCGGACACCGAACTGCTGGCGTTCACCGCCCGGCTGCTCGAGCTGCGGGCCACCGAGCCGGTGTTCCGGCGCCGGCACTTCTTCACCGGCGCCGCCGTCGACGGCCACCGCGACCTGGTCTGGTACCGCGCCGACGGAGCCGAGGTGACCGCCGCGGACTGGCACGCCGGTGGCGCCGGTACGCTCGGCGCCTTCCTCGACGGCGCCCGCGCCGACACGCGCGCCCCGGCGGGACGTGCGTCGGCCGGCACCCCGACGCCCTCCGCGGCAACACCTGCGTCGGCCGGTACCGGCGGGTCCTACCTGCTGTACCTGCACGGCGCCGGGGTCGACGCGCCGGTGCTGCTGCCGGAAGCCGCGGCCCGCTGGCAGGTGGTGGTGGACACCGCGGAGAGGCTGGCCGGCGAGTACCCGGCCGGCGCCCGGGTCACGATGACGGCGCGCAGCCTGCTGGTGCTGCGCGCCGTCGACGGGCCCCCGGCGAGCTGA
- a CDS encoding ABC transporter ATP-binding protein has protein sequence MDGAVAANTDPDLVVALDAVTVTRDGNDLVRDVNWQVELDERWVVLGPNGAGKTTLLNLAAGRLYPTTGTVHVLAERLGGTNVAELRTRLGLVGGHHVIRIPPDETVHDAVLTAAWGVLGRYRESYDAMDDARADELLARWGVAALAGRRYGTLSDGERKRVQIARALMTDPELLLFDEPAAGLDLGGREDLVHRLATLAADPDAPAIVLVTHHVEEIPPGFTHALLIRDGALVAAGPLAEVITGDNLSDTFGLPLAVSRIGARYTALSRPVPAP, from the coding sequence TTGGATGGCGCGGTGGCAGCCAACACCGATCCCGATCTGGTCGTCGCGCTGGACGCGGTGACGGTCACCCGCGACGGCAACGACCTGGTCCGCGACGTCAACTGGCAGGTGGAGCTGGACGAGCGGTGGGTCGTGCTCGGCCCCAACGGCGCGGGCAAGACGACCCTGCTCAACCTCGCCGCCGGCCGGCTCTACCCGACCACCGGCACGGTGCACGTGCTCGCCGAGCGGCTGGGCGGCACCAACGTCGCCGAGCTGCGCACCCGGCTCGGGCTGGTCGGCGGCCACCACGTGATCCGGATCCCGCCGGACGAGACGGTGCACGACGCGGTCCTCACCGCGGCCTGGGGCGTGCTCGGCCGGTACCGGGAGAGCTACGACGCGATGGACGACGCGCGGGCGGACGAGCTGCTGGCCCGCTGGGGTGTCGCCGCGCTCGCCGGGCGCCGCTACGGCACGCTGTCCGACGGTGAGCGCAAGCGGGTACAGATCGCCCGGGCGCTGATGACCGACCCGGAGCTGCTGCTGTTCGACGAGCCGGCCGCCGGCCTCGACCTGGGCGGCCGGGAGGACCTGGTGCACCGGCTCGCGACGCTCGCCGCCGACCCGGATGCGCCGGCGATCGTGCTGGTCACCCACCACGTCGAGGAGATCCCGCCGGGGTTCACGCACGCCCTGCTGATCCGGGACGGCGCGCTGGTGGCCGCCGGCCCGCTCGCCGAGGTGATCACCGGCGACAACCTGTCCGACACGTTCGGCCTACCGCTCGCGGTGAGCCGGATCGGTGCGCGCTACACCGCACTGTCCCGGCCCGTACCGGCGCCCTGA
- a CDS encoding enoyl-CoA hydratase/isomerase family protein, with product MGEFVRLETLAEQPGVGVIRLTRPPMNALNSTVQDELRAAASEVTSRDDIRAVIVYGGEKVFAAGADIKEMADEGYAQMAGRALELSAAFDAVARIPKPVVAAITGYALGGGCELALACDFRVAAADAKLGQPEIGLGIIPGAGGTQRLPRLVGPSKAKELIFTGRHVAADEALRIGLVDAVVPAGESVFDAAVASVQPYLTGPAQALRAAKQAIDGGLSVDLASGLALESHLFAALFATEDKNIGMAAFVAKTKPDFTGK from the coding sequence GTGGGGGAGTTCGTTCGGCTGGAGACGCTCGCCGAGCAGCCGGGGGTCGGCGTGATCCGCCTGACCCGGCCGCCGATGAACGCGCTCAACTCGACCGTGCAGGACGAGCTGCGGGCCGCCGCGAGCGAGGTGACCAGCCGGGACGACATCCGCGCCGTGATCGTGTACGGCGGCGAGAAGGTGTTCGCCGCCGGCGCCGACATCAAGGAGATGGCCGACGAGGGCTACGCGCAGATGGCCGGCCGGGCGCTGGAGCTGTCCGCCGCGTTCGACGCCGTCGCGCGCATCCCGAAGCCGGTCGTCGCCGCGATCACCGGGTACGCGCTGGGCGGCGGCTGCGAGCTGGCGCTGGCCTGCGACTTCCGGGTCGCCGCCGCGGACGCGAAGCTCGGCCAGCCGGAGATCGGCCTGGGCATCATCCCCGGCGCCGGCGGCACCCAGCGGCTGCCCCGGCTGGTCGGCCCGTCGAAGGCCAAGGAGCTGATCTTCACCGGCCGGCACGTGGCCGCCGACGAGGCGCTGCGGATCGGCCTGGTCGACGCCGTGGTGCCGGCCGGCGAGTCGGTGTTCGACGCCGCGGTGGCCTCGGTCCAGCCGTACCTGACCGGGCCGGCGCAGGCGTTGCGCGCGGCCAAGCAGGCCATCGACGGCGGCCTGTCGGTGGACCTGGCGAGCGGGCTGGCGCTGGAGAGTCACCTGTTCGCCGCGCTGTTCGCCACCGAGGACAAGAACATCGGGATGGCGGCGTTCGTGGCCAAGACCAAGCCCGATTTCACCGGAAAGTGA
- a CDS encoding class I SAM-dependent methyltransferase translates to MSGQSQPSAAEVEAARDDPKQANILYHDWEANTYDEKWSISYDERCVSYARDRFAHVAGTEGWPYRNALELGCGTGFFLLNLMQAGVIEKGHVTDISPGMVEVALRNAKQLGLDVDGRVSDAETIGYDDASFDLVVGHAMLHHIPDVEQALREVLRVLRPGGRFVFCGEPSKVGDFYARKLGQLTWWATTNLTKLPGLTDWRRPQAELDSSSAAAALEAVVDIHTFDPQQLRRTAVRAGAMDVEVATDEFTAALLGWPVRTFEAAVPKEKLGWGWANFAYRSWRALSSVDTKVLSHVLPKELFYNVEITGVKP, encoded by the coding sequence ATGAGTGGCCAGTCGCAGCCCAGCGCCGCCGAGGTGGAGGCCGCCCGCGACGATCCGAAGCAGGCGAACATCCTCTACCACGACTGGGAAGCCAACACCTACGACGAGAAGTGGTCGATCTCGTACGACGAGCGCTGCGTCAGCTACGCCCGGGACCGGTTCGCGCACGTGGCCGGCACCGAGGGCTGGCCGTACCGCAACGCGCTGGAGCTGGGCTGCGGCACCGGGTTCTTCCTGCTCAACCTGATGCAGGCCGGGGTGATCGAGAAGGGTCACGTCACCGACATCTCGCCGGGGATGGTCGAGGTCGCGCTGCGCAACGCCAAGCAGCTCGGCCTCGATGTGGACGGCCGGGTCAGCGACGCGGAGACGATCGGGTACGACGACGCGAGCTTCGACCTGGTCGTCGGGCACGCCATGCTGCACCACATCCCGGACGTCGAGCAGGCGCTGCGCGAGGTGCTGCGGGTGCTGCGTCCGGGCGGCCGGTTCGTGTTCTGCGGCGAGCCGAGCAAGGTCGGCGACTTCTACGCCCGCAAGCTCGGTCAGCTGACCTGGTGGGCCACTACGAACCTGACCAAGCTGCCCGGGCTCACCGACTGGCGCCGGCCGCAGGCCGAGCTGGACTCCTCGTCCGCGGCGGCGGCGCTGGAGGCGGTCGTGGACATCCACACCTTCGACCCGCAGCAACTGCGCCGCACCGCGGTCCGGGCCGGCGCGATGGACGTCGAGGTGGCCACCGACGAGTTCACCGCCGCGCTGCTCGGCTGGCCGGTGCGCACCTTCGAGGCCGCGGTGCCGAAGGAGAAGCTCGGCTGGGGGTGGGCCAACTTCGCCTACCGCTCCTGGCGCGCACTGTCCAGTGTGGACACCAAGGTGCTCTCGCACGTGCTGCCCAAGGAGCTGTTCTACAACGTCGAGATCACGGGTGTGAAGCCGTAG
- a CDS encoding acyltransferase, protein MVRRRRDRRQARFVTRASLAWVWRHRAFTPYYLLRYWRFALLRLRRADVVTEGFVFLGRRVELTAPRGRGRIVLGRWSHLGDGTAIRAHEGTVRIGDKAVLGADVRINGYLDIEVGAATLVADWVYVADFDHVTTDLTRPIKDQGIVKSPVRIGPDCWLGTKATVTRGVRIGRGSVLAANAVATRDIAEYTIAGGVPARVLRSRLPAPELRVEAPTGSGRPARFAPGPTPTGP, encoded by the coding sequence ATGGTGCGGCGGCGGCGTGACCGGCGGCAGGCGCGGTTCGTGACCCGCGCGTCGCTGGCGTGGGTGTGGCGGCACCGCGCGTTCACCCCGTACTACCTGCTGCGGTACTGGCGGTTCGCGCTGCTGCGGCTGCGCCGGGCGGACGTGGTGACCGAAGGTTTCGTGTTCCTGGGGCGGCGGGTCGAGCTGACCGCGCCCCGCGGCCGGGGTCGGATCGTGCTGGGCCGGTGGTCGCACCTCGGCGACGGCACCGCGATCCGGGCACACGAGGGCACGGTACGCATCGGTGACAAGGCGGTGCTCGGCGCCGACGTGCGGATCAACGGCTACCTGGACATCGAGGTCGGCGCCGCGACACTGGTCGCCGACTGGGTCTACGTGGCCGATTTCGACCATGTCACCACCGACCTGACCCGGCCGATCAAGGACCAGGGCATCGTCAAGTCGCCGGTGCGGATCGGCCCGGACTGCTGGCTCGGCACCAAGGCCACGGTCACCCGCGGGGTGCGGATCGGCCGCGGCAGCGTGCTCGCCGCGAACGCGGTGGCCACCCGCGACATCGCCGAGTACACGATCGCCGGCGGGGTGCCGGCCCGGGTGCTGCGCAGCCGGCTGCCGGCGCCGGAGCTGCGGGTCGAGGCGCCGACCGGCTCGGGTCGTCCTGCCCGGTTCGCGCCCGGACCGACGCCGACCGGTCCATGA